ACGTATGGCTTAATATATCCAACTAACATAGAGTTTCTTAATTTAGACAATCATTGcaaatagaaattataaatatctaatctaatatataaaaattctcAGATAACCCTAGCAGAAGCTTCTATGTTTTGCAGCCAAATaaggaaatataaaaataatttataaattatttaactcCTATTCCTATAATAAAAAATCTGCCACCTCaagatatatacaaatattttttgtaaattattcaACTCCTATTCCTATTGTGAAAAGTTTTTGGACCCCTCTCTCTATATAATACACTTTGGCCATTCCGATctaaccaaacacaaaaaaaaaaaaatcgaaaactCTCTATTGTCATCATTccacaaaaaacaaatcatgaacTCTCATCAATACAAACCAATCCTTCTTACATTCTTGATCACTCTTCTTCCCCTCCTCCAACTTCTAAGCCCTACCAATGCGTTACCATCCCCACCAATAACAGCTGTTTACGCCTTCGGCGACTCCACGGTGGATCCCGGCAACAACAATTACATCCCCACTCTTTTCCGGAGCAACCATCTTCCCTACGGCAAATCTTTCCCGGGACAACGCTCCACCGGAAGATTCTCCGACGGAAAACTCGCCACCGACTTCTTAGTCTCCTCCTTCGGGATCAAACCCACTTTACCAGCTTACCTAAACCCTTCGGTCAAACCCTTTGAGCTTTTGACCGGAGTTAGTTTTGCCTCGGCTGGAAGTGGTTTAGATGATCGTACGGCGATGTTATCGTTGACTTTGAACATGGACAGGCAGTGGAGGTACTTCGAAGAGGCCGTGCGGAAGATGAAGAGTTTGGTTGGGGAATTGGAGACTGATCGGGTGATTAGGAATGCTGTCTTCGTGATTAGTGCTGGCACTAATGATATGACTAACAATGTTTACACTCGCGCTCCCGGGAGTTTCATCTCTGTTTCGAATTATCAAGATTTTCTACTTAGCAAAGTCGAAACTTTTGTCCAGGTACTTAGTTACAtacttatcttttaaatttcatatatagtttaataatatttaacttattagtatataaatcttataaaaatatatagttctatctttagaaatatatatatatatatatatatgattaaagttttaaaatagtaaCAACTTCTTACGTGTACATGGATCCCACTCATTAAATTTATTCACTAAAGTAAAAAAACTCTCCGCGTTTGCTAATATAATCATTAGATTAGATATAGTTCTTATCACTATTTTAGATAACTATTCTAAAACGTTTTCAATActtattgtatttattttgatataagTTGTGTCTTTCTTTAATTCTAATATCTATTTACattgttgaatattttttcaattttcagtatattcctttcttcttttaaaatttctattttatagtATCAATTTTTCTAGAGAACAACCAATGATTAAGACGTTTTTATAGGCCCAGTTTTTGTGTCCTTGGGATTGTTCCTCACAGGCCCATATATAATAGTAGACCTCTAATCTAATATGGTCATCTTGTTTTCTCATAGTTACATATATGAGAGAGATCCACTAACATATTTCTAACCTTACAAATGCTTTGCAGAGACTATACAACGCAGGAGCACGAAGGATTACACTAGCTGGACTACCACCAAACGGATGCCTTCCAGTGCAAGTAACAGTTGCTGGCTTCACTTCTCACAACTTCCATCGTAGGACCTGTACGGAACACCAGAACGCTGATTCTAGGGTTTACAATCAAAAGCTACAGAGTCTAACCTTCCGTCTTAGTCAGAGGCTTAGAGGTTCCAAGGATCTTTACCTTGATATCTACTCTCCGTTAATAGACATGATCAATTATCCTCGTAAATACGGTAAGTAActgattaagtttttttttccttcacatATTTAGCGAATTTATGATTTAGTTTATAATTTGAGATATTTATATATGCAGGAATAGTGGAAACACTGAGAGGATGCTGCGGGACGGGGTTTCTTGAAGCAGGACCTCTATGCCAGCCAACGTCTCGGACTTGTGACGATGTGTCCAAGTATTTGTTCTTTGATTCTGTGCATCCTTCACAGAAGGCTTACTCTGTCGTTGCTAGTTTCGCCTTACGAAATTTGCTTCCTCGCCTCTAAttcattagtattttttatttcaatttttttcttaaaacattaTTGGTGTTCTAGCTATTGGTGTTTTGTACGTAACATTACATTTATTTCATCATTTTTGAGGAATACTGAATAGATTagatttctactttttttttataactgaCTCCAAAAAGTTAAATCTATAGAAgctttaaatagaaaatttttgCCACTCCAAAATAGTTTTGCAAGAATAATTATACGatgtcaaatatattaaaaagaaaaattggatCTCTCACGTTACAATATGTTTGACTTAATTAACAATATGGAATATGTATATACTTGTACAAATTATTAAGGACTGAGAAGAGAATGATACAACAAGGACGCATGTTAGTAgtcacaaaacaacaaaatcctACCATAGTTTTGATTCTCTGGAAATATGTAattattcttaaatatataaaacgatATATAGCCAAATCTTATTCAAGGCCCGAGATGATAAGAAA
The Camelina sativa cultivar DH55 chromosome 6, Cs, whole genome shotgun sequence genome window above contains:
- the LOC104792881 gene encoding GDSL esterase/lipase At2g40250-like; amino-acid sequence: MNSHQYKPILLTFLITLLPLLQLLSPTNALPSPPITAVYAFGDSTVDPGNNNYIPTLFRSNHLPYGKSFPGQRSTGRFSDGKLATDFLVSSFGIKPTLPAYLNPSVKPFELLTGVSFASAGSGLDDRTAMLSLTLNMDRQWRYFEEAVRKMKSLVGELETDRVIRNAVFVISAGTNDMTNNVYTRAPGSFISVSNYQDFLLSKVETFVQRLYNAGARRITLAGLPPNGCLPVQVTVAGFTSHNFHRRTCTEHQNADSRVYNQKLQSLTFRLSQRLRGSKDLYLDIYSPLIDMINYPRKYGIVETLRGCCGTGFLEAGPLCQPTSRTCDDVSKYLFFDSVHPSQKAYSVVASFALRNLLPRL